A genomic stretch from Vulpes lagopus strain Blue_001 chromosome 11, ASM1834538v1, whole genome shotgun sequence includes:
- the LOC121471485 gene encoding nucleolar protein of 40 kDa-like isoform X2: protein MNSGRPETMENLPALYIIFQGEVAMVTDYGAFIKIPGCQKQGLVHRTHMSSCRVDKPSEIVDDGGKVWVKLIGREMKNDRIKVSVSMKVINQGTGKDLDPNNIIIEQEERRWQSFQDYTGQKITLEAVLNTTCKKCGYKGHFAKDCFMQPGGTKYSPIPDEEEEKEEAKSAEFEKPDSTRRSYYPLQLPLPEPDSQDSCTGVQAAATGTAVEASLAVVERTVTGPPVGSALG, encoded by the exons ATGAATTCAGGAAGACCCGAGACCATGGAGAACTTGCCTGCTCTCTACATTATTTTCCAAGGAGAGGTTGCTATGGTTACAGACTATGGAGCCTTCATCAAAATCCCTGGCTGTCAGAAGCAAGGTCTGGTCCATCGAACTCACATGTCATCCTGTCGTGTGGATAAGCCTTCTGAGATAGTGGATGATGGAGGCAAAGTATGGGTGAAGCTTATTGGCCGGGAGATGAAAAATGATAGGATAAAAGTATCCGTATCCATGAAAGTCATCAACCAAGGAACTGGGAAAGACCTTGACCCCAACAACATTATCATTGAGCAAGAAGAGAGGCGGTGGCAGTCCTTCCAGGATTACACTGGGCAGAAGATCACCCTCGAGGCTGTCCTGAACACCACCTGCAAGAAGTGTGGCTACAAAGGCCACTTTGCAAAGGATTGTTTTATGCAACCAGGAGGGACCAAGTATTCTCCGATACctgatgaggaagaggagaaggaagaggcaaaGTCAGCAGAGTTTGAGAAGCCTGACTCCACAAG GAGGTCCTATTACCCTCTCCAGCTGCCACTGCCAGAGCCAGATTCACAGGACTCCTGCACGGGAGTCCAGGCTGCAGCCACAGGTACTGCTGTGGAGGCGAGTCTGGCTGTAGTTGAGAGAACAGTGACGGGGCCCCCTGTcgggtctgccttgggctga
- the LOC121471485 gene encoding nucleolar protein of 40 kDa-like isoform X1, with the protein MNSGRPETMENLPALYIIFQGEVAMVTDYGAFIKIPGCQKQGLVHRTHMSSCRVDKPSEIVDDGGKVWVKLIGREMKNDRIKVSVSMKVINQGTGKDLDPNNIIIEQEERRWQSFQDYTGQKITLEAVLNTTCKKCGYKGHFAKDCFMQPGGTKYSPIPDEEEEKEEAKSAEFEKPDSTSRRSYYPLQLPLPEPDSQDSCTGVQAAATGTAVEASLAVVERTVTGPPVGSALG; encoded by the exons ATGAATTCAGGAAGACCCGAGACCATGGAGAACTTGCCTGCTCTCTACATTATTTTCCAAGGAGAGGTTGCTATGGTTACAGACTATGGAGCCTTCATCAAAATCCCTGGCTGTCAGAAGCAAGGTCTGGTCCATCGAACTCACATGTCATCCTGTCGTGTGGATAAGCCTTCTGAGATAGTGGATGATGGAGGCAAAGTATGGGTGAAGCTTATTGGCCGGGAGATGAAAAATGATAGGATAAAAGTATCCGTATCCATGAAAGTCATCAACCAAGGAACTGGGAAAGACCTTGACCCCAACAACATTATCATTGAGCAAGAAGAGAGGCGGTGGCAGTCCTTCCAGGATTACACTGGGCAGAAGATCACCCTCGAGGCTGTCCTGAACACCACCTGCAAGAAGTGTGGCTACAAAGGCCACTTTGCAAAGGATTGTTTTATGCAACCAGGAGGGACCAAGTATTCTCCGATACctgatgaggaagaggagaaggaagaggcaaaGTCAGCAGAGTTTGAGAAGCCTGACTCCACAAG CAGGAGGTCCTATTACCCTCTCCAGCTGCCACTGCCAGAGCCAGATTCACAGGACTCCTGCACGGGAGTCCAGGCTGCAGCCACAGGTACTGCTGTGGAGGCGAGTCTGGCTGTAGTTGAGAGAACAGTGACGGGGCCCCCTGTcgggtctgccttgggctga